The proteins below are encoded in one region of Belonocnema kinseyi isolate 2016_QV_RU_SX_M_011 chromosome 1, B_treatae_v1, whole genome shotgun sequence:
- the LOC117173821 gene encoding probable phospholipid hydroperoxide glutathione peroxidase isoform X1, with translation MRILRPLSYSIGLPTFIRNFSATMSGNEDFKSANSIYDFTAKSIKGEDVPLSKYKGHVCLIVNVASKCGLTATNYKELNELHDKYAESKGLRILAFPCNQFNGQEPGGSDDICSFADRQKVKFDLFEKIDVNGDNAHPLWKYLKKEKGGTLGSFIKWNFTKFIVDKEGKVVERHGPNTDPSKINLEKYF, from the exons ATGCGTATTTTAAGACCCCTTTCATATTCTATCGGCTTACCTACCTTCATCCGAAATTTTTCAG CAACAATGAGTGGAAATGAGGACTTCAAGTCTGCTAATTCAATTTACGACTTCACAGCTAAATCCATTAAAGGAGAAGATGTTCCACTGTCAAA ATACAAAGGACACGTCTGCTTAATTGTTAACGTGGCTTCAAAATGTGGACTTACAGCAACTAATTATAAAGAGTTGAACGAACTTCATGATAAATATGCAGAATCCAAAG GATTGCGTATTTTAGCTTTTCCGTGTAATCAATTCAATGGACAAGAACCAGGAGGTTCAGATGATATCTGCAGTTTTGCTGATCGACAGAAG gtGAAATTCGATTTATTTGAGAAGATTGACGTGAATGGAGATAATGCACATCCATtgtggaaatatttgaaaaaggagAAGGGTGGTACTCTTGGCAGCTTTATCAAatggaatttcacaaaattcattgTTGATAAAGAGGGCAAGGTTGTGGAAAGGCACGGGCCAAATACGGATCCGAGCAAGATAAACCTCGAAAAATACTTCTAA
- the LOC117173821 gene encoding probable phospholipid hydroperoxide glutathione peroxidase isoform X2 yields MSGNEDFKSANSIYDFTAKSIKGEDVPLSKYKGHVCLIVNVASKCGLTATNYKELNELHDKYAESKGLRILAFPCNQFNGQEPGGSDDICSFADRQKVKFDLFEKIDVNGDNAHPLWKYLKKEKGGTLGSFIKWNFTKFIVDKEGKVVERHGPNTDPSKINLEKYF; encoded by the exons ATGAGTGGAAATGAGGACTTCAAGTCTGCTAATTCAATTTACGACTTCACAGCTAAATCCATTAAAGGAGAAGATGTTCCACTGTCAAA ATACAAAGGACACGTCTGCTTAATTGTTAACGTGGCTTCAAAATGTGGACTTACAGCAACTAATTATAAAGAGTTGAACGAACTTCATGATAAATATGCAGAATCCAAAG GATTGCGTATTTTAGCTTTTCCGTGTAATCAATTCAATGGACAAGAACCAGGAGGTTCAGATGATATCTGCAGTTTTGCTGATCGACAGAAG gtGAAATTCGATTTATTTGAGAAGATTGACGTGAATGGAGATAATGCACATCCATtgtggaaatatttgaaaaaggagAAGGGTGGTACTCTTGGCAGCTTTATCAAatggaatttcacaaaattcattgTTGATAAAGAGGGCAAGGTTGTGGAAAGGCACGGGCCAAATACGGATCCGAGCAAGATAAACCTCGAAAAATACTTCTAA